The Pirellulales bacterium genome includes the window TGCAGATCCTGGGGATCGACGTGGTGGAAGGAGGCGCGGAGCGAGCCGATTCGATCGAGAACGCGCTGGCGCGCGTCAAGCCGGAAGCGACGCACATCGCGGTACATGACGCCGCGCGCCCTTGCCTGGCGAACGAATGGATTGACCGCGTCTTTGAGCTGGCTGTTGCGCAGCGCGCCGCGATCTTGGCGCTGCCGGTGGCAGGCACGTTAAAGCGCGTGCGCGGCGACAAGACCGTGGCAGAAACCGTTTCGCGCGAAGGACTGTGGGAAGCGCAGACTCCGCAAGTTTTTGAGCGCTCGGTGCTGCTGGAGGCATACGCCAAGCGAGGCGGTTTTGTGGCCACCGACGACGCGCAGCTTGTGGAGCGCAGCGGTCAACCGGTGGCCGTGACGCCGGGATCGCCGATCAACCTGAAAATCACAACCCAAGAAGACATGCGATTGGCCGCCCAGGCGCTGAAGGCGTTGCCGAAACCGAAGCTCGGCGGCGTCGCGCACCCGTTTGCTGGCGACGACCTGTGGCGCTAGTCCGATCGACCTAATTTTAGAAACTTCACGCCCGCGCCGAACACCAGCGACGATATTCCTTCATGGCTGACATCTACTCTGAACTTTTGTGGCGGGGATTGATTCATCAGGCGACCGATCCGCAGGCCATGCCG containing:
- the ispD gene encoding 2-C-methyl-D-erythritol 4-phosphate cytidylyltransferase is translated as MARFAVILPAAGKSSRFQDKHYKKVFAPLDNRAVWLHSVERFINRDDVCQVILVISAEDREDFNAKFAANVQILGIDVVEGGAERADSIENALARVKPEATHIAVHDAARPCLANEWIDRVFELAVAQRAAILALPVAGTLKRVRGDKTVAETVSREGLWEAQTPQVFERSVLLEAYAKRGGFVATDDAQLVERSGQPVAVTPGSPINLKITTQEDMRLAAQALKALPKPKLGGVAHPFAGDDLWR